TTAGTCCGCTCTTACTGCGGACTAAAGTCCACACTACGAACCTTATACCATTTTTTTAAAGTTATGATAGAGTTTTATGAAAAGGTCAAGGAGATAATTACAATGTCCAACGGTCGTTTATCTCTATTGCATCTTTAGAAAAATGGTATTACACATTAGGTGAACGAAACAAACCTAACAATTCTCTTGTAGCAAGCTTTTTTCTAAATGGTATAATATTTAAACCTACCTCACCTTTTTGAGACTCGGCTATGTAGAACCCATTTGACATCTTTGAGTTTTTGGGTTGAGTGACGAGAAATACCGAGATTAACCCGGTTTCTGAGATTTACGCGCGGGGCAAGAAACCGGGTTTCTACGAGTTTTTGGGTTGGTCACGAGAAATACCGAGAGAAACCCGGTTTCTGAGATTTACGCAGAATAGATTTCAAATGGGTTCTATACTTCTAATAATAAAGTTTGCTCTGTGGAGTTACAGAAAAAACCCGATTTCTTGGAGAAATCGGGTTTCTAAATAGCCTGAAAGTTTGAGGTTGAATCAAGTTTTGATTGTTAACTTAAAAATCTCACAACTTAAAATGCTTGAGATTTGGCTGCTGTTTTTGCCCGATCGATCTTTAAGATCAACACACCCAAAGGCGGCAAACACAAGTCGATCGAATAAGCGCTGTTGTGGAACCACCACTCATCAGTCCACTTACCCCCCAAATTGCCCATATTGCTGCCGCCGTATTCCCGCGCGTCGCTGTTAAACAACTCCGTATAGAAACCCGGTTCCGGCACTCCGACGCGATAGTGAGAGTGCGGCTGCGGCGTAAAATTGCACACCGTCACCACAAACTCATCGCCATCCTTCTCGCGACGCACAAAGGCAACCACGCTGTGCCGATTGTCGCTGCAATCAATCCACTCAAATCCATCCTCAGCAAAATCTTGACTGTAAAGTGCAGTTTCGCTGCGGTACAAATGGTTCAAATCCTTGAAAAATAGCTTCAACTTTTGGTGCGGCTCAAATTGCAGCAAATCCCACTGCAAATCCCCCCAAACGTTCCACTCTTGCCACTGGCCGAACTCCATCCCCATAAAAATGGTTTTCTTGCCGGGATGAGCAAACATAAAGGTAAACAAACAGCGCACGTTTGCAAACTTTTGCCATTCGTCCCCTGGCATTTTGCCGATGATGTGGGCTTTGCCGTGGACTACTTCATCGTGGGACAACGCCAGCATGAAATTCTCGCTGTGGTTGTACCACATACTGAAAGTGATGTTGTTTTGGTGGAACTGCCGGAACCACGGATCCATGTGGTAGTAGTCGAGCATATCGTGCATCCAACCCATGTTCCACTTGAGGTTGAAGCCTAAGCCGCCTACATAAGTCGGCCAAGATACCATCGGCCAAGAGGTAGATTCTTCGGCGATCGACAGTGCCCCTGGGAAATAGCTAAAAATGACGTGATTTGTCTGGCGCAGGAAATCTGCCGCCTCGATATTTTCGCGGCCGCCGTACTGGTTTGTCAGCCATTCTCCGGGTTCGCGGCAGTAGTCCAAATACAGCATCGAGGCTACGGCATCTACCCGAATCCCATCGATGTGATACTTGTCAAACCAGAACAGAGCGTTTGATACTAGGAAATTCCGCACTTCGTTGCGGCCGTAGTTAAAGACTAGGGTTCCCCACCCTTTGTGCTCGCCCTTGCGGGGGTCGGCGTGTTCGTACAAGTGAGTTCCGTCAAAGAAGGCTAAACCGTGGCCGTCTTTAGGGAAATGCCCGGGCACCCAGTCTACCAGTACGCCAATGCCGTTGGCGTGGCACTGGTCAACAAAATACATGAAATCTTCAGGTTTGCCGTAGCGGGATGTTGGGGCGAAATAGCCTGCTACTTGATAGCCCCAGGAACCGTCGAAGGGATGTTCGGCGATCGGCAAAATTTCGATGTGAGTGAATCCTAAGTCTTTGACGTAGGGAATTAGCCGATCGGCCAATTCGCGATAAGTCAAAAACCGCGCGCCCGGCTTCAGTTCTGAAACCTGTACTGCTGGTTCTATTTCACCGTTTGGCAGTACCGCAGGTTCGCTAGTAGCGCCGTGCAGCCAAGAACCGATGTGGCATTCGTAAACCGAAACCGGCTGCGTTAGTTGGTCTGTGTGTCGCCGCTGTTCGATCCAAGCGCTGTCGTGCCAAGTGTAGCTATCTAAGTCGGTGACAATTGAGGCTGTTTTGGGTCGTACCTCTTGCTGGAAACCGTAGGGATCGGACTTTTCGTAAGGATGTCCGTCTTGGTTTTTCACTTCGTATTTGTAGTGAGTTCCGTAGGATAGTCCCGGAATAAATAATTCCCAGATGCCGTTTTGGGATTTCCGCATTTGATGTTTGCGGCCGTCCCAATAGTTGAAATCGCCTAATACTGATACGTTGCGGGCATTCGGAGCCCAAACTGCAAAATATACTCCTGTAATGCCGTCTACTTCGGTGAAGTGGGCGCCTAGTTTTTCGTAAATGCGGTGGTGGTTGCCTTCTGAGAATAGGTGCAGGTCAAATTCTGTGAGTTTGGGCGATCGAAAGGCGTAGGGGTCGTAGATAAAGCGTTCGTGTTCCCCTTCTTTGACCCGCAGTTGATAGTTTGCTAGTTCTGGGGTGTCGATCGTACATTCAAAAAAGTGAGGGTGATGCTCTGATTTCATCGAATATTCGGCCCTGGCCTCCGGCAAAACTACCGATACCGCATCGGCATTTGGCAGGTAAGCTCGGACGGCCCAGACTTTTTTGCCATTTTCTTCGATCGCGTGGGGGCCTAGGACTTCAAAGGGATCGTGGTGCTGATTCCACACAATCCGGTCAATCTGTTCAAAGGGGACGGTCGCTGGCATAAAACTACTTACCTCAATCTTTTGACTAAATGGCTTTCTAAACCTAGAGCTGCGATGCACTTTACATTTTGATACATGAGCGAGCGCTCATCCTACGGCGCTTGCTGCCAGAGCGCGCGCGATCCTGCCTTGCTGGCGACCAAGCTGTGATTTTACTGCTAAGGGCTAACATCTAAGTATAGAAATATTAAAACAAATTGAAAAATTTATATTTTTTCCCTAATTATCTTGACTTTTTTTACTTTTGTGGTATGGATTTTTTCAAATTTTGATGGGTTTGCCAACTCAAAAACATCCACGAGAGTGAGTTTTACCCAAAACTGAATCATGAGCGATCGCTCAAACATTTTCAAGCAGGGGCGATCGGCTCAGGGGGGGCAGTTTCAAATCCCGGAGGCAGCGTTTCCCCGCAAATTGCGTGAATTTGGGAAATCCGCTCAAACAACCAAGGATATTCAAGGCGGTATTGAGGAATCAAAGCTAAAGGACTCAGCAGCGCGGCAGCAGTAATATCTGCCACGGTTAAGGAATCGCCTAGCAAAAAGTCACCCTGGCCCCAGCGACGGTGCTGCAACCAATTTAAAGCAGCTCTCAGGCGCAACTGGGCGAGTGTTGCCGATGCTGAGTTGATGCCGAATTGGCGGCGGGCTAATTGAATCACTAACTGACTCAAGACAGAGGGGTCGATTTGCTTGCCCGCACCGGCGCGAAACTCGTAGTAAACAAATCGAGTGGCAATGCCGATGCTTTCATCGAGCCAGTCTTCGATCGTCCAAACCTCAGCTTGCAAGCTCTCGCCTGCCGGCAACAGCGACGGCGAAGGAAAGCGAGACTCGATCGAGTGCAAGATTTGCGTCGAGTCAGCGATCGCCTCCGGTTCACCGTCGAGTTGAGGCAGCAGGACTGGCACCGTTCTCAAACCCCCCGTCAGAGGCTTGAGTTTCAAAACGTGCAAGCCGGGAGTCAAATTTTCAACTTGAAAGGGGATGCCCTTGTAACCCAACGCTAAGCGGACTTTGCGGCAGTAAGGGGACGTACTGAACTGTAGTAAAAGCATCAGACAACAATTAACACCCAACTTGAAGCCTAGACCGAGGAGATGAAAAAATGCGAAGAGCGAACCATTTTTCACCCGCAGGCTAGGCTCGTTGGGCAAAGATTCCGGGATAGCCCTAGTTAGGGAGACTTTTTAGGAGTAGGGGAAGCAGCGCCAGCAGGCTTGTCGCCAGCAGGCTTGTCAGCCCCAGGAGTAGCCTTTGTAGTCTCCTTCGGTGCCGGAGCAGAAACAGGAGGAGGAGTAGTGCCGCCGCCAGCAGGAGTGGGGCTAGCGCCGCCGCCACTGCCTCCTTCACCGCCACAAGCGCCCAGGGCTGCTGCAATGCCCAATACCAAAGTCAAACGAATTAATCCCTTGTTCATAAACACTCCTTAACATTCAAAACCCATCGCAAGGAAGGGAATAGTGTACTTGAGAAACAATGCTGGCACGAATAGATCGACGATTCGCTCGTTGATTACAATACTGCATTTATTAATAAATTTCACACTGATTCTGGCGAACCGGCAAAAATTTCATTTTTTTTGGCAAATCCTGAAGTAAAAGTGACCAGTGGTAGGATGGGTTGGTTGGTTTGTGAGGTATCTTTGGTAAGGATAACCGATCGACCGCAGATTGTCGTAAATTGGCGATCGCCCAGAGAAATAAGTCCTAAGCTCAATCAAGCTGAAGCTGCCCCACTTTACGTATTGGTGAACTCTATGACCGCTGCTATCAGATCCCCGGATTCTCGCCGCGGGCCCGCTGCCCGCAAGCCCGCTGCCGAGCCGGCCAAGAGCAAAGTTACTTCTATTGCCAGAGCTAGGCGAGCCAAGATAGGGCCCGAATTGCCTAACTACTCGGCAACCGAGCCTGAGGCTCAGCCTCAGACTCGCCCCTCAGGCTCGGTGCTCAAAGTTCTGCCCGATCGTCAGTGGCAGCCGGTATGGCTGCGATCGCTCCTGCAAGTGCAGCGAGCTTCTTGTGCCCTAGCCCTTCTGCTTTTGGGCGGTGCTCTGAGTCTCTACGGCTTGACTGTTTACAGCGAACAGCGCTGGAGTCAGGAGTATCAAAAGCTGGAAACTCTGCGCCTCCGGGAGCAGCAGTTGAGTGCCGCCAGCGAAGTCTTGAAACACCAACTTGCTAAAGAAGCCCAAAATCCAGACACCGGTTTGGCTCCGCAGAATCCTGCTGACACGATTTTTTTAAAGCCGGCACAGGAGCAGCGATCGCCCCAAGCGGTACAAAACTCAGAACCGGCTCTCAAGAAGACTGCTGGTGTGGAAACGCCACTCGGCTATTGAGGCAATTTCCCGGTGAGGCTGTTCTGGGGCCGAGTGTCCCAGACTCCCAGAGCTCGCAGGGTGTAACTTCCGATTCTATTTCAGAGGCTTTCTGTTGCTTCGTGTTTGACTTTTGTGCAAGTCCCGATCGATTTGGGCCTCCATCGCCGAGATTAAAAGTTAAAAATAAGTAACTTGCTGTTGAATTTTTAATTTTTAATTTTTAATTATATGAGCTACGACCCCCGTTTTGACCGCTACAGATCGCCAAACTTCAAACGCCCAAAACAGTCGGGCTCCCGCAGTGGGTGGGGAAAACAAAGCAAACCCAAAGTTTCCAGCACGAGCGGCGCGACGCCACAACAGGCCGCTGGGCCTTGGCCTCGGCCGCCGCTTGTGCGTTCAAAGCCCAGCAAGTTCCGCTTGTGGGCGGTGTGGGCGGTGTTGATTCTGGGGGGGATCGGGCTGGCGGTGAATTTGTTTTATTTGCAGGTGACTCGATCTCCGGCGCTGCGGAAACAAGCCGAACAACAGCAAACTCTCAAAACCAAGCCGTTTGTACCCAGACGCCCGATAGTTGACCGCACAGGCAATGTTTTGGCGATCGACCGACAGGTATACACCCTCTACGCTCACCCGAAGCTCTTCAAGCAGTCGAAGGCCCAAATAGCAGCCTCCTTGGCTCCGATGCTGCCGATCGAGCTAACTCCGGGGAATACGCCGGAAACTGAACTGCTGCGCCGGTTTAATCTGGGCGAAAGCGGTATTACAATTGCCGATTCCCTGGCGCAAGAAGTTGCCGATCGCATCAACCGGATGCAAATTAAAAACTCTCCGGTAGAAGGCTTGGAGTTGCTGCGCCAGCAGCAGCGTTTTTACCCGCAGCAGGAGTTGGCGGCCGATGTCCTCGGTTATGTGGATGGGGAACGCAAGGGACAAGCAGGGGTGGAATACAGCCAGCAGAATTTGCTGGAACGATCGATGCCATCGATTCAATTTAGCAGGTCGATCGATGGAAATTGGGTTCCCGATCGGCTGACGGCGGGATTTGTGCAGCTTGACGACTTAAAATTGCAACTGACGATCGACAGCCGCTTGCAGCGGGCGGCCCGGGTTGCTCTCAAGGAAAAAATGCAGAAACACGAGGCAAAGCGGGGCGCGGTGATCGTGATGGATGCCAACAACGGAGAGTTGCTGTCAGTCGTAGCCGAACCTTCTTATGACCCGAATCAATATTTTAACTTCGATTTATCGCGCTATAAAAATTGGGCTGTGACAGATGTTTACGAGCCAGGTTCGACTTTTAAAGCGATTAATGTGGCGATCGCCCTAGAAGCAGGTACGGTCAAACCTAACACCGTGTTTAACGACGAAGGTCGGATTTACATGGATGTCTGGACGATCCAAAATTCCGATTACCAATCAGCAGGGGCGCGCGGCCCTTCGACAGTGAGCGAGATTTTGAAACATTCTAGCAATGTGGGCATGGTGCACGTAATGAAAACCATGAAATCTTCTCTTTACTATCAAGCTTTACAAAAACTCGGGCTCGGACAAACTGCGGGAACAGATTTGCCTTTTGAAGTAAGCAGTCAGCTTAAAAATCGAGACCAATTTATTAATTCTCCGGTGGAATCTGCTACTACCGCTTTTGGTCAGGGTTTTTCAATTACTCCCATGCAGTTGGTGCAGCTTAACGGGGCTTTAGCCAACGGCGGCAAGTTAGTAACTCCTCACGTTGTGCGCGGACTTTTCGATCGCGAAGGTCAAGCTTTTTGGAAGCTTCCGAGGGCTGTTCCCAAGCAAGTTTTTTCCCCAGAAACTACAAAGAAAGTGATCGAGATGATGGAAGGCGTGGTGGATGGCGGTACGGGGAAAGCTGCACAAATTCCCGGGTATCGAATTGCTGGGAAAACCGGCACAGCTCAAAAAGCTAATGCTAGTGGGGGTTATTCTAATAAAGCAATTATTACTAGCTTTGTGGGGATTATGCCTGCGGATGCTCCTCGCTATGTCGTGCTGGCGGTGATTGACGAGCCTAAGGGCGGTACGGGGGGAACGGTGGCGGCGCCGATTGTGGAGTCGGTGATGGAGGCGCTGATTTCGATTGAAAAGATTGGGCCCAGCAAGAAGTAGGAAGCACGGCTCGAATCTAGGACAATACGCTGGGAATCGGAGATTATAGTCGATCGAACCTTATCCACAACAGACACGGAGATTGCTTTCATAAAAGAGCGCGTTTCCGATAGTTCCAAAAGGGAGATCGCATCCTATTTCCTTTGCGGAGATTCTACCACTTCTGATTCCTGAAGACGTTGCGATAATAGGCAATCTTCAAAGCTGAAAGCTTCTGAGTCTAGAAAACTAGCGATCGCCATTTCGATCGCAGCTTCCAGAGATCATTCTAGCTGCGTAGCTTTTTCCATCAGAGCGACTTTCACATAGTCAGGCAAATGAGTAATCAGCGAATGAATAGCGGATGGTGGCAAGTGTTGGATGTTGAGAGTTTGAGTCATTGTTCTCTGGGAATTTTAACGTATATCAAGTCCAGTACCACCGAACTTGATATCCATGTTTGAGGTTAAAATTATACAAAGAAACTGGTAACGGTAATAGTACCCAAAGGGGGTAACGTACCGCTATATCCGGTTAAGTTGACAATCAAATCGTTACTCGCCTGAAAACCAGCGATACCATCATTAATCACAAGATAGGTGCCAGCTATAGAGGCATTTGTAGCTACAACTAAACTAGCGCTATTAGTTCCGAAAGCTTGGTTTCCGGCTAATGCTCCATTAGCATCGGTAAACACTTGGGCTACCATATCTTGTAAGGTGGTGGCAGTGCTATTGGCAGCACGGCTAAAGCTACTAGGGGCATTCATCGCTGCTCCGCCTTGGGTCAGCAGGTCTATTTTATCACTGCCGATCGCAAAGTCAGTAATGCGATCGCTGGCGGATACAGAGGATTGTCCAAACCGGAAGATGAAAGTATCAACACCCGCACTACCAGTTAGAGTATCTTGACCAGCATCACCGTCGATCGTATTATTAGCCGTGTTGCCCGTAATAGTGTTGGCTAAACCATTCCCAGTCCCGTTGATAGCCGCAGTGCCCGTCAGGGTGAGATTTTCTACATTCACTGGTAAGGTATAAGTCACCGAAGATTGCACCGTATCAGTGCCAGCATTAGCAGCTTCAGTCACTACATCGCCGGCGCTGTCTACCACATAAATGTCGTTACCTGCACTACCGATCAGGGTGTCGTTACCTGCACCACCATTAAGGGTATTATTAGCCGTGTTGCCCGTGATAGTGTTGGCTAAACCGTTCCCCGTCCCGTTGATGGCCACAGTGCCGGTTAAGGTAAGGTTTTCGACTTCTACTGGCAAGGTGTAAGTCACAGAAGATAGAACCTCGTCC
This sequence is a window from Microcoleus sp. bin38.metabat.b11b12b14.051. Protein-coding genes within it:
- a CDS encoding serine protease, with amino-acid sequence MNKGLIRLTLVLGIAAALGACGGEGGSGGGASPTPAGGGTTPPPVSAPAPKETTKATPGADKPAGDKPAGAASPTPKKSP
- a CDS encoding penicillin-binding protein 2; translation: MSYDPRFDRYRSPNFKRPKQSGSRSGWGKQSKPKVSSTSGATPQQAAGPWPRPPLVRSKPSKFRLWAVWAVLILGGIGLAVNLFYLQVTRSPALRKQAEQQQTLKTKPFVPRRPIVDRTGNVLAIDRQVYTLYAHPKLFKQSKAQIAASLAPMLPIELTPGNTPETELLRRFNLGESGITIADSLAQEVADRINRMQIKNSPVEGLELLRQQQRFYPQQELAADVLGYVDGERKGQAGVEYSQQNLLERSMPSIQFSRSIDGNWVPDRLTAGFVQLDDLKLQLTIDSRLQRAARVALKEKMQKHEAKRGAVIVMDANNGELLSVVAEPSYDPNQYFNFDLSRYKNWAVTDVYEPGSTFKAINVAIALEAGTVKPNTVFNDEGRIYMDVWTIQNSDYQSAGARGPSTVSEILKHSSNVGMVHVMKTMKSSLYYQALQKLGLGQTAGTDLPFEVSSQLKNRDQFINSPVESATTAFGQGFSITPMQLVQLNGALANGGKLVTPHVVRGLFDREGQAFWKLPRAVPKQVFSPETTKKVIEMMEGVVDGGTGKAAQIPGYRIAGKTGTAQKANASGGYSNKAIITSFVGIMPADAPRYVVLAVIDEPKGGTGGTVAAPIVESVMEALISIEKIGPSKK
- a CDS encoding glutathione S-transferase family protein, translated to MLLLQFSTSPYCRKVRLALGYKGIPFQVENLTPGLHVLKLKPLTGGLRTVPVLLPQLDGEPEAIADSTQILHSIESRFPSPSLLPAGESLQAEVWTIEDWLDESIGIATRFVYYEFRAGAGKQIDPSVLSQLVIQLARRQFGINSASATLAQLRLRAALNWLQHRRWGQGDFLLGDSLTVADITAAALLSPLALIPQYRLEYPWLFERISQIHAICGETLPPGFETAPPEPIAPA
- the glgB gene encoding 1,4-alpha-glucan branching enzyme, producing the protein MPATVPFEQIDRIVWNQHHDPFEVLGPHAIEENGKKVWAVRAYLPNADAVSVVLPEARAEYSMKSEHHPHFFECTIDTPELANYQLRVKEGEHERFIYDPYAFRSPKLTEFDLHLFSEGNHHRIYEKLGAHFTEVDGITGVYFAVWAPNARNVSVLGDFNYWDGRKHQMRKSQNGIWELFIPGLSYGTHYKYEVKNQDGHPYEKSDPYGFQQEVRPKTASIVTDLDSYTWHDSAWIEQRRHTDQLTQPVSVYECHIGSWLHGATSEPAVLPNGEIEPAVQVSELKPGARFLTYRELADRLIPYVKDLGFTHIEILPIAEHPFDGSWGYQVAGYFAPTSRYGKPEDFMYFVDQCHANGIGVLVDWVPGHFPKDGHGLAFFDGTHLYEHADPRKGEHKGWGTLVFNYGRNEVRNFLVSNALFWFDKYHIDGIRVDAVASMLYLDYCREPGEWLTNQYGGRENIEAADFLRQTNHVIFSYFPGALSIAEESTSWPMVSWPTYVGGLGFNLKWNMGWMHDMLDYYHMDPWFRQFHQNNITFSMWYNHSENFMLALSHDEVVHGKAHIIGKMPGDEWQKFANVRCLFTFMFAHPGKKTIFMGMEFGQWQEWNVWGDLQWDLLQFEPHQKLKLFFKDLNHLYRSETALYSQDFAEDGFEWIDCSDNRHSVVAFVRREKDGDEFVVTVCNFTPQPHSHYRVGVPEPGFYTELFNSDAREYGGSNMGNLGGKWTDEWWFHNSAYSIDLCLPPLGVLILKIDRAKTAAKSQAF